One window of the Sphaerochaeta associata genome contains the following:
- a CDS encoding Nif3-like dinuclear metal center hexameric protein → MKRSELVTYLDAYLEVASFEGIDRSMNSLVVGPLDREVHTVAFAVDACQAVFEGAIEAGADLLVVHHGLFWGQPLAVCGPHYTRLKTLIEGNLDVYAAHLPLDAHSEVGNNITIARKLGLQDIQGFAEHKGRMLGFKGTLADGRSAEWISARLGFKNPLILPFGDEVIHRVGIVSGGASSDVLAALSDGLDCFITGEFEHQYYHDAAEGGITVIAGGHYVTETFGPLALMEHIRETFSLNVVFVANPTGL, encoded by the coding sequence ATGAAACGTAGTGAACTGGTCACCTATCTTGATGCATATCTGGAAGTTGCCTCGTTTGAGGGTATTGATCGCTCAATGAATTCCCTGGTTGTAGGGCCCCTCGATCGCGAGGTGCATACCGTCGCTTTTGCCGTGGACGCCTGTCAGGCCGTATTCGAGGGGGCAATAGAGGCGGGTGCAGACCTGCTGGTGGTTCATCACGGCCTGTTCTGGGGACAGCCGCTTGCCGTGTGCGGGCCTCACTACACCAGGCTGAAGACGCTCATTGAGGGAAATCTGGATGTATATGCGGCCCACCTTCCACTTGACGCCCACAGCGAGGTGGGTAACAACATTACCATTGCAAGAAAGCTGGGGCTGCAGGACATCCAAGGCTTTGCAGAGCACAAGGGCCGGATGCTGGGCTTCAAGGGTACGCTGGCCGATGGTCGGAGTGCAGAGTGGATATCAGCCAGGTTGGGATTCAAGAACCCCCTGATCCTTCCATTCGGTGATGAGGTGATACACCGAGTGGGAATCGTAAGCGGGGGTGCGAGCTCGGATGTGCTCGCAGCTCTTTCGGATGGCCTTGACTGCTTTATAACCGGAGAGTTTGAGCACCAGTATTATCACGATGCCGCCGAAGGCGGGATTACGGTGATCGCCGGGGGGCATTATGTGACCGAGACGTTCGGACCTTTGGCGCTCATGGAACACATCCGTGAGACCTTCTCACTTAACGTTGTCTTTGTTGCCAACCCAACCGGGTTATAG
- a CDS encoding acyl-[acyl-carrier-protein] thioesterase, with product MKSDLVLIDENNIAHSTFTTYSYETDCFSEARLAFYFQIVQEAAGMHAAMRGCSIPDLHKEGKTWVITRSSMEIERYTCWPEVIKVQTWAQEPIRLHLPRVVKGFDGAGNPLFTAKTHWAIIDLDNGRPLRPMDMSLRIGLPPADDEMHRLDMTLPRRQEDESLELLCTFKPIIAYLDTDRNLHVNNISYLNWALESLPSAFRNRCKVSSVDVSYLRQTFLEDDLIVSTYAPRKEALFSDEPTLQHTIVRKEKDGTSTSVWQGTTTWKRREELR from the coding sequence ATGAAATCTGACCTTGTCCTGATCGATGAAAACAACATAGCACACAGCACATTCACCACGTACAGCTATGAGACGGATTGTTTCTCTGAAGCCCGATTGGCTTTTTATTTCCAGATTGTACAGGAGGCGGCGGGCATGCATGCAGCGATGCGCGGCTGCTCGATTCCCGATTTGCATAAGGAAGGAAAGACGTGGGTCATCACCCGCAGCAGCATGGAGATCGAGCGATATACCTGCTGGCCCGAGGTGATCAAGGTCCAGACCTGGGCGCAGGAGCCGATCAGGCTGCACCTCCCTCGTGTGGTCAAGGGCTTTGATGGTGCAGGCAATCCGCTTTTTACCGCCAAGACCCATTGGGCCATCATCGACCTGGACAATGGCAGACCTCTGAGGCCCATGGATATGTCACTGCGTATCGGACTTCCCCCCGCCGATGATGAAATGCATCGGCTGGACATGACGCTCCCCAGGAGGCAGGAAGACGAGAGCCTTGAGCTGCTGTGCACCTTCAAACCGATCATTGCATATCTGGATACCGACCGGAACCTTCACGTGAACAACATCTCATACCTCAACTGGGCTCTGGAAAGCCTTCCTTCGGCGTTCCGCAACCGCTGTAAGGTCTCATCGGTCGATGTATCCTATCTCAGGCAGACATTCCTTGAGGATGATTTGATTGTCTCCACCTATGCTCCCCGGAAAGAAGCCCTGTTCAGTGATGAACCGACACTGCAGCATACGATCGTGCGCAAGGAGAAGGATGGAACATCCACCTCGGTGTGGCAGGGAACGACAACCTGGAAACGAAGGGAAGAACTCAGATAA
- a CDS encoding leader peptide processing enzyme, producing MSKKSNTLWFMLAATVLNILLMMILFIVCFILITRFVDPNSSLIPMWLGLTFVVSIGGSFFVYSKIIKWMNKKFNLEQNLSPLWGGRRPNKRKQE from the coding sequence ATGTCTAAGAAATCGAATACCCTCTGGTTCATGTTGGCTGCCACCGTATTGAACATCCTGTTGATGATGATTCTCTTCATCGTCTGTTTCATCCTGATCACCCGGTTCGTCGACCCCAACAGCTCCTTGATCCCGATGTGGCTGGGCCTGACGTTTGTCGTGAGCATCGGTGGGAGTTTCTTTGTCTACTCCAAGATCATCAAGTGGATGAACAAGAAGTTCAACCTCGAGCAGAACCTCAGTCCGCTTTGGGGTGGACGCCGACCCAATAAGCGCAAGCAGGAGTAG
- a CDS encoding TrmH family RNA methyltransferase produces MITIAKLKTLKDRTCVRKCALLFHQQATLALRNQHEPAYLAALTGLFDSPQFRSVLGESELARLAGLGVKLSLLQEAELAVACEDIHYLLLQALGSDSADWDFVDEEGNLDSSQRTILDHILVLDRLRSPYNIGSIFRSADSFGIQKIYLVEGCAAVDHPRTYKTSRGCTRTVEYEVLGEEAMLARLKILDLPLFALETGGTELDVFPFPAKGIGVIGSEELGVSPALLGACEASLGRLSIAQAGTKGSLNVAVAAGIMMHGWFSA; encoded by the coding sequence ATGATAACGATAGCGAAGCTTAAAACGCTCAAGGATCGTACGTGCGTACGCAAGTGCGCCCTGCTGTTTCACCAACAGGCAACGCTTGCCCTGCGCAATCAGCATGAACCCGCATATCTTGCGGCCCTGACAGGACTGTTCGACTCTCCTCAGTTTCGCTCGGTGCTCGGCGAAAGCGAGCTTGCACGCCTGGCAGGACTTGGTGTAAAGCTTTCCCTGCTCCAGGAGGCCGAGCTGGCTGTCGCCTGTGAAGACATTCACTATTTGTTGCTTCAGGCATTGGGCAGCGATAGTGCCGATTGGGATTTCGTTGATGAGGAAGGTAACCTGGATTCGAGCCAGCGCACGATTCTCGACCACATCCTGGTCCTCGACCGTCTCCGCTCGCCGTACAATATCGGCTCCATCTTCCGATCGGCCGACTCCTTCGGCATTCAGAAAATCTATCTGGTGGAGGGTTGTGCCGCCGTCGATCATCCAAGAACCTATAAAACAAGCCGAGGGTGCACCCGGACTGTGGAGTATGAGGTGCTCGGTGAGGAAGCGATGCTCGCCCGGTTGAAGATCCTCGATCTTCCCCTGTTCGCCTTGGAGACCGGAGGAACCGAACTTGATGTATTCCCATTTCCGGCCAAAGGGATTGGTGTGATAGGCAGTGAAGAGCTGGGGGTGAGTCCGGCCTTGCTTGGCGCCTGTGAAGCTTCGCTGGGCAGGCTGTCCATCGCCCAGGCGGGGACCAAAGGTTCGTTGAATGTCGCAGTGGCTGCAGGAATCATGATGCATGGATGGTTCTCTGCATGA
- the rsmD gene encoding 16S rRNA (guanine(966)-N(2))-methyltransferase RsmD: protein MPLPLKKSTKRHETATCTSVLRLLSSRSEVKRMRITGGIYRGRTVACPPGIIRPAMDMMRESLFSILGNLEGKSWLDLFTGSGCVGIEAASRGAAPVHLVEKDRLKKSTIIENISMVESEITLFMADVHRFIPTAKRQYDIVYADPPFPMQGKVGLAQSVDKQKLLSDGGLFIIHYPSEEKGQWPEQVGNLVCYDQRKYGRSTLRFYKNTQNAGEQHEI, encoded by the coding sequence ATGCCCCTCCCTTTGAAGAAGAGCACAAAGAGGCATGAAACGGCAACTTGCACAAGTGTGCTCAGGTTACTATCATCAAGGAGCGAGGTGAAACGTATGCGCATAACCGGAGGAATCTATCGCGGAAGGACAGTTGCCTGTCCCCCGGGAATCATAAGACCTGCAATGGACATGATGAGGGAGTCGCTGTTCTCAATCCTGGGAAACCTGGAGGGAAAGAGCTGGCTGGACCTGTTCACCGGCAGCGGTTGCGTCGGTATCGAAGCTGCAAGCCGGGGAGCGGCTCCTGTGCATCTGGTGGAGAAGGACCGGCTCAAGAAATCCACCATCATAGAGAACATCAGTATGGTGGAGAGCGAGATCACTCTTTTCATGGCGGATGTCCATCGATTCATCCCAACCGCCAAGCGTCAGTACGACATCGTCTACGCCGATCCTCCATTCCCCATGCAGGGAAAGGTCGGACTCGCCCAATCGGTGGACAAGCAGAAGCTGCTCTCCGATGGAGGGCTTTTCATCATCCACTACCCCTCCGAGGAAAAAGGCCAGTGGCCCGAGCAGGTGGGGAACCTGGTTTGCTACGACCAGCGTAAATACGGCAGAAGCACCCTTCGTTTCTATAAGAATACCCAAAATGCGGGAGAACAGCATGAAATCTGA
- a CDS encoding MATE family efflux transporter, which yields MKFQTLNAEQNYKRMTEQPVRSLILQLATPTIISMLITSFYSMTDTIFVSRLGTESSAAVGIVYSIMSIIQSIGITFGQGSANTVSRLLGAKQRTEADQVFSTAFFTSMSMALLFTLAGLAGTTSLVRFLGATPTIETEAVSYASVILVGAPWMAVCYTMNNNLRSEGKAHLGMLGMSSGAILNVILDPIFIFVLGMGIKGAALATVLSQGFSFFILFSHFVKRRSNLHLSLRHVRLKWWIYRDIFTVGAPSLFRTLLHTVSAICLNVFSAPFGDEAIAAMSITTRVMQFLNSALIGFGQGLQPVAGFSWGAKRYDRLIEAYTFCVRTGVLAFTFIGVVCFAGAHYIMLLFLSDPTVIAIGTVAIRYQCILMPLSSFNTLSGMVFQSTGHGSSSSVLALARQGFFFVPVISLLPGLVGLAGVQLAQPIADVLTFVLSLAYILPFLKKLRSLTSVG from the coding sequence ATGAAATTCCAAACGCTCAACGCCGAGCAGAACTATAAGCGTATGACCGAGCAACCGGTGAGATCACTCATTCTTCAATTGGCTACCCCGACGATCATCAGCATGCTCATCACCTCATTCTACTCGATGACCGATACCATATTCGTCAGTCGGTTGGGGACCGAAAGCAGTGCTGCGGTGGGGATAGTCTATTCGATCATGAGCATCATCCAGTCCATCGGCATCACATTCGGCCAGGGGTCTGCCAATACGGTTTCGCGTCTGCTTGGCGCAAAGCAACGCACTGAGGCAGACCAAGTTTTCAGCACCGCCTTTTTCACCTCGATGAGCATGGCCCTGCTGTTCACCCTGGCCGGTCTGGCCGGCACCACCTCGCTGGTACGGTTCTTGGGAGCAACCCCCACCATCGAGACCGAAGCGGTCAGCTATGCCTCGGTGATTCTCGTCGGTGCACCTTGGATGGCGGTCTGCTATACGATGAACAACAACCTCCGTTCGGAGGGGAAGGCCCACCTTGGCATGCTCGGGATGAGCAGCGGTGCCATCCTGAATGTGATACTCGATCCGATATTCATCTTTGTTCTGGGCATGGGCATCAAGGGGGCGGCCCTTGCAACAGTTCTCAGTCAGGGCTTCAGTTTCTTCATTCTCTTCTCGCATTTCGTCAAGAGAAGAAGCAACTTGCACCTTTCCCTCCGGCATGTGAGACTGAAGTGGTGGATCTATCGTGATATCTTCACCGTTGGAGCCCCTTCGCTCTTTCGTACCCTGCTGCACACCGTTTCAGCGATTTGTCTGAATGTTTTCTCCGCCCCATTCGGTGATGAAGCGATAGCTGCGATGTCCATCACCACCCGCGTGATGCAGTTCCTCAACTCGGCTTTGATAGGATTCGGACAAGGCCTGCAGCCGGTTGCCGGCTTCAGCTGGGGAGCCAAGCGCTACGACCGTCTGATTGAAGCCTATACGTTCTGTGTGCGAACCGGAGTTCTGGCTTTCACCTTCATCGGTGTGGTCTGCTTTGCAGGAGCGCACTATATCATGCTGCTGTTTCTCTCAGACCCGACGGTCATCGCCATCGGGACGGTTGCCATACGCTACCAGTGCATCCTGATGCCGCTGTCCTCGTTCAATACCTTGAGCGGGATGGTGTTCCAAAGTACCGGCCACGGCAGCTCAAGCTCCGTATTGGCCCTTGCCAGACAGGGTTTCTTCTTTGTTCCTGTCATCTCACTGCTGCCCGGTCTCGTCGGGCTTGCAGGGGTGCAGCTCGCCCAGCCCATCGCCGATGTGCTTACCTTTGTACTCTCGCTTGCCTACATACTTCCTTTTTTAAAGAAGCTGCGCAGCCTAACCTCTGTTGGCTAG
- the recG gene encoding ATP-dependent DNA helicase RecG, translating into MAYVRGLKTSITELGGVGPAAKAGYAELGITTYSDLLLLSPRSWEDRSEVHPLGLVEDSQMANTLVEVLSHSYFGMRTGKKRTLKIIVRDVSGLGDGRLSLLCFGRNFLEKTIKVGRIYYLYGSVNRNRGELQCSQFELYPATEDGDFPKQFGQILPIYPLRGSLSQRLIRANIKAVLATVDRFEQELPTSLRERYHLMDTDQAIRTYHFPPSVEILHQARRTLALTELFYLQLVTRRHKSLEQRSARTGPSIPTKLELKCIETLPFSLTVDQLASLKEIRKDLDSDVPMNRLLQGDVGSGKTLVAWISALHVLSQGAQVAFMAPTELLARQHAESGAALLEKLGIRLAFLTGSVKNKERRLLLEAIKDGEVDIIIGTHALFSAEVVFRNLRYVIIDEQHRFGVEQRLALLEKAQVPDLLLMTATPIPRTLSLTVFGNLNVSTLKTMPAGRKPVITHLVNEQSRKRMYQAVGVEFQRGHQAYFVYPRIDDSGESDLRDVTNMYEFLKDEYPAVPSALIHSKLDEEEKVRILKEYQAGRLSYLVSTSVVEVGIDIPNATCMVIEHADRFGLSALHQLRGRVGRSELQSYCFLVFGNDLTDEAKQRLKVMKESNDGFFIAEQDLLIRGPGEITGTRQSGYLKLIYASLTDDLPLIEIARNEADLLLEHDPGLLLVEHEPIRAVLANAPPFEEEHKEA; encoded by the coding sequence ATGGCGTACGTCCGCGGCCTGAAAACCAGTATTACCGAACTCGGTGGAGTCGGGCCTGCCGCAAAGGCAGGCTATGCCGAACTTGGCATCACCACCTACAGCGACCTGCTCCTGCTCTCCCCCAGATCCTGGGAGGATCGCAGTGAAGTACACCCGCTGGGTTTGGTTGAAGACTCCCAGATGGCCAATACCCTGGTCGAGGTGCTCTCCCACTCCTATTTTGGCATGAGAACGGGCAAAAAGCGGACCTTGAAGATTATTGTCCGCGATGTCTCAGGACTCGGGGACGGCCGGCTCAGCCTGTTGTGTTTCGGACGCAACTTTCTGGAAAAAACCATCAAGGTCGGGCGGATCTATTACTTGTACGGCAGCGTCAACCGCAACCGTGGCGAGCTGCAATGCTCCCAATTTGAACTCTATCCGGCCACCGAGGATGGCGATTTCCCCAAACAGTTCGGACAGATCCTTCCCATCTATCCCCTGCGCGGCTCGCTGAGCCAGCGTCTTATCAGAGCAAACATCAAGGCAGTGCTGGCAACTGTCGACAGATTTGAACAGGAGCTGCCCACCTCCCTGCGCGAACGGTACCACCTCATGGATACCGACCAGGCAATCAGAACCTACCACTTCCCCCCCTCGGTGGAAATCCTGCACCAAGCACGCAGGACCCTGGCCCTGACCGAGCTTTTCTACCTGCAGCTGGTGACCAGAAGGCATAAAAGCCTGGAACAACGCAGTGCACGGACTGGGCCGAGCATTCCCACCAAGCTGGAGTTGAAGTGCATCGAAACACTGCCCTTCAGCCTGACGGTCGACCAGCTGGCCAGCCTGAAGGAAATCCGCAAGGACCTGGACAGTGATGTCCCCATGAACCGACTGTTGCAAGGCGATGTCGGCAGCGGAAAGACCTTGGTGGCTTGGATCAGCGCCCTGCACGTCCTCTCCCAGGGAGCTCAGGTGGCCTTCATGGCCCCCACCGAACTTTTAGCCCGACAGCATGCAGAATCGGGGGCTGCATTGTTGGAAAAACTTGGAATCAGACTGGCCTTTTTGACCGGTTCGGTCAAAAACAAGGAACGCAGGCTCCTGCTTGAGGCCATCAAAGACGGAGAAGTCGATATCATCATCGGCACCCACGCCCTCTTCTCGGCCGAGGTTGTCTTTCGCAACCTCAGGTATGTCATCATCGACGAGCAACACAGATTTGGAGTCGAACAGCGCCTTGCCCTTCTGGAGAAAGCCCAAGTTCCCGACCTGCTGCTCATGACCGCCACCCCGATTCCCCGCACCCTTTCGCTGACCGTATTCGGAAATCTCAACGTTTCCACCCTCAAGACCATGCCGGCCGGCCGCAAGCCGGTCATCACCCATCTGGTCAATGAGCAGAGCCGCAAGCGCATGTACCAGGCGGTGGGGGTCGAGTTCCAACGGGGGCACCAGGCGTATTTCGTCTACCCGCGCATCGATGACAGCGGCGAGAGCGACCTTCGCGATGTCACAAACATGTACGAATTCCTCAAGGATGAATACCCTGCCGTCCCCTCGGCCTTGATCCACAGCAAGCTTGATGAGGAGGAGAAGGTCCGTATCCTCAAGGAGTATCAGGCAGGCAGGCTCTCCTACCTGGTATCCACCAGTGTGGTCGAGGTCGGAATCGACATCCCCAATGCCACGTGCATGGTCATCGAGCATGCCGACCGCTTCGGACTTTCGGCGCTGCACCAGCTGCGTGGACGTGTCGGACGATCGGAGCTGCAGTCCTACTGTTTTCTAGTCTTCGGAAATGACCTGACCGATGAGGCGAAACAACGATTGAAGGTGATGAAAGAGTCCAACGACGGCTTCTTCATCGCCGAGCAGGACCTGCTCATCCGAGGACCGGGCGAGATAACGGGCACAAGACAGTCGGGCTACCTCAAGCTCATCTATGCTTCGCTGACCGACGACCTGCCGCTTATCGAGATAGCCAGAAACGAAGCAGATCTCCTGTTGGAGCACGATCCGGGGTTGCTGTTGGTCGAGCATGAACCGATCAGGGCCGTCCTTGCCAATGCCCCTCCCTTTGAAGAAGAGCACAAAGAGGCATGA
- a CDS encoding Lon protease family protein, whose product MTDTQVRVKPLTYEEASFDFDLATIRTCRALGSSEPIVGQPRALRTLELGLSLSKSGYNIFVSGDSGSGRHKAVRHAVQNLIHDTSSLCDLVYVYNFLQPNSPRVLTFTCGDGQLFCDASEAFNQELLSLALQKRDFYATALELVSEFEAQFPQASLRDHFDHIRMDLKRMDKHIQGLDEKACKADPIATKYRANLLVNHAKATQRPFIIESHPSFSNLFGSVDNEQKMPHLGLHAGTLLEASGGFLVIDAEELLSEQGLWDALKRYLDANALTVESGAITKGELRSASIRPQMPPLPVKVILIGSEETYDTLTEGDERFLTLFKLCAQFDYSMNLDEKAIAQTIANLDSYAKQNQLLELSDEAFLQLLRYSCWYVESREHLSTQFSTLYDLLEEANWWARYHRKNQIDDQVILTAHAEREYANGISETKINEEIISGDMIISLSGTKVGVVNGLAVMDRGSASFGTPTVISCTVAPGNEGIVNIEHEAGLSGEIHDKGLLILEGYLRKHYARTFPLSIYAGIAFEQSYAEVDGDSASSSELYALLSAIGELPVRQDIAVTGSVNQMGMIQPVGGINEKIEGFFHTCQATGLTGRQGVIIPFQNVRNLILGYEVLEAIKAKQFFIYPIKTIDEGMQLLTERPAGIRNAKGNYSAGNFNYDIEDRLRKMYQAVLANRG is encoded by the coding sequence ATGACCGATACACAGGTACGGGTAAAGCCGCTTACATATGAAGAAGCTTCCTTTGATTTCGACCTCGCAACCATTCGAACATGCAGGGCTCTTGGCAGCAGTGAGCCGATTGTCGGGCAACCACGCGCCCTGAGGACGCTCGAACTGGGTCTTTCCCTCTCCAAAAGCGGCTACAACATCTTTGTCAGCGGCGACAGCGGCAGCGGCAGGCACAAGGCGGTGCGCCATGCAGTTCAGAATCTTATCCACGACACCTCGTCGCTGTGCGACCTCGTCTATGTCTACAACTTCCTCCAACCCAACAGTCCGAGGGTACTTACCTTCACGTGCGGGGATGGGCAGCTGTTTTGTGATGCTTCAGAGGCATTCAACCAAGAGCTTCTCTCCCTGGCCCTGCAAAAGCGGGATTTTTATGCAACGGCCCTCGAACTGGTTTCAGAATTCGAGGCGCAGTTCCCCCAAGCATCGCTTCGTGACCATTTCGACCATATACGCATGGACCTCAAGCGGATGGACAAGCACATCCAGGGCCTTGATGAAAAGGCCTGCAAAGCCGATCCTATTGCCACCAAATACCGGGCGAATCTTCTGGTAAATCATGCAAAGGCCACTCAGAGACCTTTTATCATTGAATCACATCCATCCTTTTCAAACCTCTTCGGCTCGGTGGACAACGAGCAGAAAATGCCCCATTTGGGCCTGCATGCAGGAACCCTGCTGGAGGCGAGCGGAGGCTTCTTGGTCATCGATGCCGAGGAGCTGCTCAGCGAGCAGGGACTGTGGGACGCGCTGAAGCGCTACCTTGATGCCAACGCCCTGACTGTTGAGAGCGGAGCCATCACCAAGGGTGAATTACGCAGCGCCTCCATCAGGCCGCAGATGCCCCCGTTGCCGGTCAAGGTCATTCTTATCGGCAGTGAGGAGACCTATGACACCCTCACCGAAGGCGATGAGCGCTTTCTCACCCTTTTCAAGCTCTGTGCACAGTTTGACTACTCGATGAATCTTGATGAGAAGGCCATCGCCCAGACAATCGCCAACCTTGACAGCTATGCAAAGCAGAACCAGTTGCTCGAGCTCAGTGACGAGGCTTTTCTCCAGCTGCTCAGATACAGCTGCTGGTATGTGGAGTCCCGCGAACATCTGAGCACCCAGTTCTCCACCCTCTACGACCTGCTCGAGGAGGCGAACTGGTGGGCGCGTTATCATCGGAAGAACCAAATCGACGATCAGGTGATCCTCACCGCCCATGCAGAGCGGGAGTATGCCAACGGCATCAGCGAGACCAAGATCAACGAGGAAATCATCAGCGGCGATATGATCATCAGCCTGAGCGGCACCAAGGTCGGGGTGGTCAACGGCTTGGCCGTCATGGACAGGGGGAGCGCATCCTTCGGGACTCCCACGGTGATCAGCTGCACGGTGGCGCCGGGCAATGAGGGTATTGTAAACATCGAGCACGAGGCCGGTCTGAGCGGTGAAATCCACGATAAGGGGCTGTTGATTCTCGAGGGGTACCTGCGCAAGCACTATGCCCGCACCTTCCCCCTTTCCATTTATGCAGGAATCGCCTTCGAGCAGTCCTATGCCGAAGTGGATGGGGACAGCGCCTCCTCAAGCGAGCTGTACGCCCTGCTGTCGGCCATCGGGGAGCTTCCCGTCCGCCAGGACATCGCCGTCACCGGTTCGGTGAACCAGATGGGCATGATCCAGCCGGTGGGCGGCATCAATGAAAAAATCGAAGGATTCTTTCATACCTGCCAGGCGACCGGCCTGACCGGAAGGCAGGGGGTCATCATTCCATTTCAGAATGTACGCAACCTGATTCTCGGCTATGAGGTGCTTGAGGCGATCAAGGCCAAACAGTTCTTCATCTACCCCATCAAGACGATCGATGAAGGCATGCAACTCTTGACCGAACGGCCTGCAGGCATCCGCAATGCAAAGGGCAACTACAGCGCAGGCAATTTCAACTACGATATCGAGGACAGGTTGCGCAAGATGTACCAGGCGGTCCTAGCCAACAGAGGTTAG
- the lspA gene encoding signal peptidase II, whose translation MGQNKRSYLPLLLTACVILADQLSKAWIVRHIAENTVGYQYWGDFLAIVHVRNTAIAFSMGDSLPLAVKLLFFIIVPVLLVIAVCVVFFSKRFILSSFHRWVLALFLGGGIGNLIDRIFRSFRVVDFISVKVYGFLGFERWPTWNIADASLVISGILLAASILFERSESKEGKHV comes from the coding sequence ATGGGACAGAACAAACGAAGCTACCTGCCATTATTGCTTACAGCTTGTGTTATCCTTGCAGACCAGCTTTCCAAGGCTTGGATAGTTCGTCATATTGCAGAAAACACCGTCGGTTATCAGTATTGGGGTGACTTTCTCGCTATCGTCCATGTGCGTAATACCGCCATTGCCTTCAGTATGGGCGACAGTCTGCCCTTGGCCGTCAAGCTGCTGTTTTTCATCATTGTCCCCGTGCTTTTGGTCATCGCCGTGTGCGTGGTGTTTTTTTCCAAACGTTTCATACTCAGTTCATTCCACCGTTGGGTGCTCGCCTTGTTTCTGGGTGGAGGCATCGGCAACCTGATCGACCGGATTTTCCGAAGCTTCAGGGTGGTGGATTTCATCAGCGTCAAAGTCTATGGATTTCTGGGCTTTGAACGTTGGCCGACCTGGAATATAGCTGATGCCTCCCTGGTCATCAGCGGCATCCTGCTTGCGGCCAGCATTCTGTTCGAGCGTTCGGAATCCAAGGAAGGAAAGCATGTCTAA
- the rsmI gene encoding 16S rRNA (cytidine(1402)-2'-O)-methyltransferase translates to MSTFYMVATPIGNLEDITYRAVQTLKNVDVIACEDTRHTQQLLNHFEISKRLIACHAHNEINSAKGIVELLGSGLDVAFVSDAGTPGISDPGARVVTAVRQAGFPVVPIPGPSAVATLVSVAGFVGKSFTFEGFLSPRKGRRTKRLAQLLQRDEAFILYESPFRIIKTLEEIAALDATRTLVAGREMTKKFEEFLQGTAAEVASTLAGRDAVKGEFAVLVAPKQTGESDDNDSEA, encoded by the coding sequence ATGAGTACCTTTTATATGGTGGCGACACCAATCGGGAACCTTGAGGACATCACCTACCGGGCTGTACAGACGCTGAAGAACGTGGATGTAATCGCCTGCGAGGACACCCGTCACACCCAGCAGCTGCTGAATCACTTCGAAATTTCCAAGCGCCTGATCGCCTGTCACGCCCACAACGAGATCAACTCGGCCAAGGGTATCGTGGAGTTGCTGGGCAGTGGATTGGATGTGGCCTTTGTCAGCGATGCCGGCACTCCCGGCATAAGCGACCCCGGGGCCAGGGTTGTCACCGCCGTCCGTCAGGCGGGCTTTCCTGTAGTTCCCATTCCCGGCCCCAGTGCTGTTGCAACGCTGGTCAGCGTAGCCGGCTTTGTCGGCAAGAGCTTCACCTTTGAAGGATTCCTCAGCCCGAGAAAGGGAAGAAGGACCAAGCGTCTTGCACAGTTGCTGCAGCGTGACGAAGCTTTCATCCTCTATGAGTCCCCGTTCCGTATCATAAAGACTTTGGAAGAGATCGCCGCCCTCGATGCGACACGTACGTTGGTTGCGGGCAGGGAGATGACCAAGAAGTTTGAGGAGTTCCTCCAGGGTACCGCTGCCGAGGTTGCCTCCACGCTTGCCGGCAGGGATGCGGTTAAAGGGGAGTTCGCCGTACTGGTCGCTCCAAAACAAACGGGTGAAAGCGATGATAACGATAGCGAAGCTTAA